A genomic stretch from Arvicanthis niloticus isolate mArvNil1 chromosome 12, mArvNil1.pat.X, whole genome shotgun sequence includes:
- the Cldn5 gene encoding claudin-5 codes for MGSAALEILGLVLCLVGWVGLILACGLPMWQVTAFLDHNIVTAQTTWKGLWMSCVVQSTGHMQCKVYESVLALSAEVQAARALTVGAVLLALVALFVTLTGAQCTTCVAPGPVKARVALTGGALYALCGLLALVPLCWFANIVVREFYDPAVPVSQKYELGAALYIGWAASALLMCGGGLVCCGAWVCSGRPEFSFPVKYSVPRRPTANGDYDKKNYV; via the coding sequence ATGGGGTCTGCAGCGTTGGAAATTCTGGGTCTGGTGCTGTGTCTGGTAGGCTGGGTGGGCTTAATCCTGGCGTGTGGGCTACCCATGTGGCAGGTGACTGCCTTTCTGGACCACAATATTGTGACGGCGCAGACGACTTGGAAGGGGCTGTGGATGTCGTGCGTTGTGCAGAGCACCGGGCACATGCAGTGCAAGGTGTATGAGTCTGTGCTGGCGCTGAGTGCGGAGGTACAGGCAGCTCGGGCACTCACCGTGGGCGCTGTGCTGCTGGCGCTGGTAGCACTCTTTGTTACCTTGACTGGCGCCCAGTGCACCACCTGCGTGGCCCCGGGTCCAGTTAAGGCACGGGTGGCACTCACAGGAGGAGCGCTTTACGCACTGTGCGGGCTGCTGGCACTCGTGCCGCTCTGCTGGTTCGCCAACATCGTGGTCCGCGAGTTCTATGATCCGGCGGTGCCGGTGTCTCAGAAGTATGAGCTTGGCGCTGCGCTTTACATCGGCTGGGCAGCCTCCGCACTGCTCATGTGCGGCGGCGGCCTCGTTTGCTGCGGTGCCTGGGTCTGCTCCGGGCGCCCAGAGTTCAGCTTCCCGGTCAAGTACTCGGTGCCGCGGCGGCCCACGGCCAACGGCGATTACGACAAAAAGAACTACGTCTAA